Proteins encoded together in one uncultured Desulfosarcina sp. window:
- a CDS encoding LacI family DNA-binding transcriptional regulator has translation MAQITIEKVAKLAGVSPATVSRALRSPELVRESTRQRILKIIKEKKYVYHALAADLSRQRSANIGLIIPSTTGSIFVRTVFAILEKAQEHGYTVTIGNSKYNPEIEKSLLRTLNERRPAGLLLTGFCIPKAQLLEELNRSGIPTVIMWEKPDDERFSYVGIDNYHAAYTMTEYLIGLKHRRIGLIIGPYSKVDRVRKRLDGYRDCLADHGLPWDELLVVEKEPTMRDGLEAMNRLMSLANRPTAVFAASDVMAFGAMAAAKEKGLAVPADVSIAGFDDIDFSAYADPPLTTIRVNGIEIGEMAIGYLLDMIENPSPQPRQICLKTDLIVRNSCRALE, from the coding sequence ATGGCCCAAATAACCATAGAAAAAGTAGCAAAACTGGCGGGGGTTTCTCCGGCCACCGTATCAAGGGCGCTTCGCTCACCCGAATTGGTACGGGAATCGACGCGCCAGCGCATCCTGAAAATCATCAAAGAAAAGAAATACGTCTACCACGCCTTAGCCGCCGACCTCTCCAGACAGCGTTCAGCAAACATCGGGCTGATCATCCCCTCGACGACCGGGTCCATATTTGTAAGAACCGTCTTTGCCATTCTGGAAAAAGCCCAGGAACACGGTTACACCGTGACAATCGGCAATTCGAAGTACAATCCCGAAATCGAAAAGTCACTGTTGCGAACCTTGAATGAACGCCGGCCGGCCGGCCTGCTGCTGACCGGCTTTTGCATTCCCAAGGCACAGCTTCTTGAAGAGCTTAACCGAAGTGGCATCCCAACGGTAATCATGTGGGAAAAACCGGACGACGAACGCTTCAGCTACGTCGGCATCGATAATTATCACGCGGCGTATACGATGACCGAATACCTGATTGGCCTCAAACATCGCCGCATCGGGCTGATTATCGGCCCGTATTCGAAAGTCGATCGGGTTCGAAAGCGATTGGATGGGTATCGCGATTGCCTGGCCGACCACGGCCTGCCCTGGGACGAGTTGCTCGTGGTTGAAAAGGAACCGACGATGCGCGATGGGTTGGAAGCCATGAACCGCCTGATGTCACTTGCAAATCGGCCGACTGCGGTTTTTGCCGCCAGCGACGTCATGGCATTCGGAGCCATGGCGGCAGCTAAGGAAAAAGGGTTGGCAGTACCAGCCGACGTTTCCATTGCCGGCTTTGACGATATCGATTTTTCAGCTTACGCCGACCCGCCGTTGACGACGATCCGGGTCAACGGCATCGAAATCGGCGAGATGGCGATCGGATACCTCCTGGACATGATTGAAAATCCCTCTCCCCAACCACGGCAGATTTGTCTTAAAACGGATTTGATCGTCAGGAATTCGTGCCGTGCGCTGGAGTAG
- a CDS encoding PAS domain S-box protein, producing the protein MHTLHHPPKKKEISCRLTRTLLFYVREQNNGLLGDLLSGLPLDESYLLDTNNWISHELLQVLYRRMIDMLGDENAVYHMALASRRFRSMGFLDRVARLLDNPRLIYSQAPIYNRFLKLNGSVYIHEIGSSHVLLEDRYHDGRQKTRFDCDYTRGIIAGIPTMFGLPLADVEEIECQVAAEKYGCRTWPDNPRQDCKGCFYRVRWIPKKPFFLKRFLLGAKNRQQAVEDLVQANRLIQAKYDEVKALMQDLERTNRDLLESKREMENQRALLMDSERKYRLLAENVSDTIWVVSLDTLAFDYISPAVEKQRGFTAEEAMALSLEQTLSPESFVRVTKILEAELARDNQPGIDPQRTVTVEVEQSLKGGGYTWSEATVSFVRDAKGKPTAIMGATRIISERKKAQQALIESEKKYRDLFENGSDLICLHDLDGRLLETNLAYKEEYGWSKEHLQGVNIREFIPERYRAEFDAYMERILEKGSDEGYLKTYASSGEEVLLEYHNRLILDDRGRPKAVQGAARDVTERLRYEKALKESEEKYRNLVQHAPAGIYEFDMQTAKFISVNEVICKYTGFSRDELLEMDPYSLISEESKDTLDQLVNRVYRETPRELSAEYKFAGKNGQEFWVLANFRFFYKEGVPKLAMAVVHDLTEIKNAETEKKALEAKLQNAKKLELLGTLAGGVAHDLNNILSGIVSYPDLLLLDLDADSPLRKPLLTIKQSGLKASAIVQDLLTLARRNVAIKNVIDLNKFVKDFVATPECLKIVGYHPDITLETDLGKGLCHVYGSESHLSKTVMNLVSNAADAMPAGGTISIATRDCYLDRSYTGFEVVPQGEYVILEVSDTGIGMLHSDLEKIFEPFYTRKAQGRSGTGLGMSVVWGTVKDHDGYINITTEEGTGTTFTLYFPASRSELPASIPIRIDDYLGKGESILIVDDSPEQRDLIGRMMQRLGYAADKADSGETAVAMAADKNYDLMILDMIMPPGIDGLETYRRILEKVPHQKAVIASGYSKSDRVEAAQRLGAGSYIKKPFTLEKIGIAVRNELDRKPAAFF; encoded by the coding sequence ATGCACACCCTACACCATCCTCCTAAGAAAAAGGAAATCAGTTGTCGGCTCACGCGGACCCTCCTTTTTTACGTCCGAGAGCAGAACAACGGATTGTTGGGTGATCTTCTGTCCGGACTGCCTCTGGACGAATCCTATCTGCTGGACACCAACAACTGGATCTCTCACGAATTGCTTCAGGTTCTCTACCGGCGCATGATCGACATGCTGGGGGACGAAAATGCCGTCTACCATATGGCCCTGGCCTCAAGGCGCTTTCGTTCGATGGGATTTCTGGATCGCGTAGCGCGGCTGCTCGACAATCCTCGCCTGATTTACTCTCAGGCGCCCATTTACAATCGTTTCCTGAAACTCAACGGCAGTGTCTATATCCACGAGATCGGTTCCTCCCATGTACTACTGGAAGACCGCTACCATGACGGCCGCCAGAAGACCCGGTTTGACTGCGATTACACCCGCGGCATTATAGCCGGCATTCCCACCATGTTCGGCCTGCCCCTGGCGGATGTGGAAGAGATCGAATGCCAGGTGGCCGCCGAAAAATACGGTTGCCGAACTTGGCCGGACAACCCGCGCCAGGATTGTAAAGGCTGTTTTTACCGGGTCCGGTGGATTCCCAAAAAACCTTTTTTTCTCAAACGTTTTCTCCTGGGGGCAAAAAACCGCCAACAGGCCGTCGAAGACCTGGTGCAAGCCAACCGTTTGATCCAGGCCAAATACGATGAAGTCAAAGCCCTGATGCAGGACCTGGAACGGACCAATCGGGATCTTCTGGAATCCAAGCGGGAAATGGAAAACCAAAGGGCCCTGCTCATGGATTCCGAGCGCAAGTATCGTCTGCTGGCGGAAAACGTGTCCGACACCATCTGGGTTGTCAGTCTCGATACCCTGGCCTTCGATTACATCAGTCCCGCCGTAGAAAAGCAACGCGGCTTTACGGCAGAGGAAGCCATGGCCCTGAGCCTCGAACAAACCCTATCCCCCGAATCCTTTGTCAGGGTGACAAAAATTCTCGAGGCGGAACTGGCCCGGGACAACCAGCCGGGCATCGATCCACAGCGAACCGTAACCGTCGAAGTGGAACAATCCCTCAAAGGGGGCGGCTATACCTGGTCGGAAGCCACCGTTTCCTTCGTTCGCGATGCAAAGGGAAAGCCGACGGCGATCATGGGGGCAACCCGGATAATCTCCGAGCGCAAAAAAGCCCAGCAGGCCCTTATCGAAAGCGAAAAAAAATACCGCGATCTGTTTGAAAACGGCTCGGATCTCATCTGCCTCCACGATCTTGACGGCCGGCTTCTGGAAACCAACCTGGCCTACAAGGAAGAGTATGGATGGTCAAAGGAGCATCTTCAGGGCGTCAACATCCGGGAATTCATCCCCGAGCGGTACCGGGCCGAGTTCGACGCATATATGGAGCGGATTCTGGAAAAGGGCAGTGATGAGGGCTACCTGAAAACCTACGCCAGTTCTGGTGAAGAAGTGCTGCTGGAGTACCACAATCGACTCATTTTAGATGACCGGGGCCGGCCCAAGGCGGTTCAGGGCGCGGCCAGGGACGTCACCGAACGCCTGCGGTATGAAAAGGCACTTAAGGAAAGCGAAGAGAAATACAGGAACCTGGTTCAACACGCGCCCGCCGGAATCTACGAATTCGACATGCAAACCGCCAAGTTTATCAGCGTAAATGAGGTGATATGCAAATACACGGGGTTCAGCCGCGATGAACTACTGGAGATGGATCCGTATTCCCTGATTTCCGAAGAGAGCAAAGACACCCTGGACCAACTCGTCAATCGGGTCTATAGGGAAACCCCGCGGGAACTTTCGGCCGAATACAAGTTCGCCGGGAAAAACGGACAAGAATTCTGGGTGCTGGCCAACTTCCGCTTTTTCTATAAAGAAGGCGTTCCCAAGCTCGCCATGGCCGTGGTCCACGACCTGACGGAAATCAAAAATGCGGAAACGGAAAAAAAAGCCCTCGAAGCCAAACTCCAGAACGCAAAAAAGCTGGAATTGCTAGGCACCTTGGCCGGGGGCGTGGCCCACGACCTGAACAATATTCTCAGTGGTATCGTCAGTTATCCCGACCTTCTGCTGCTGGACCTGGATGCGGACAGTCCGCTGCGCAAGCCTTTGCTGACCATCAAGCAATCGGGATTGAAAGCGTCGGCCATCGTCCAGGATCTGTTGACCCTGGCACGCCGAAACGTGGCCATAAAAAACGTGATCGATCTCAACAAGTTCGTAAAAGACTTTGTTGCCACACCGGAATGCCTTAAAATCGTCGGATATCATCCCGACATCACCCTTGAAACCGACTTGGGAAAAGGCCTTTGCCATGTCTACGGATCGGAATCGCATCTGTCCAAAACGGTGATGAACCTGGTCAGCAATGCCGCTGACGCCATGCCCGCCGGGGGGACGATTTCCATTGCCACCCGAGACTGTTACCTGGATCGGTCCTACACGGGTTTTGAAGTCGTTCCCCAAGGGGAGTATGTCATCCTCGAGGTCTCCGACACGGGCATCGGGATGCTCCATTCCGATCTGGAAAAAATTTTCGAGCCCTTTTACACCAGAAAAGCTCAGGGCCGCAGCGGAACCGGGCTGGGTATGTCAGTCGTATGGGGAACGGTCAAGGATCACGACGGATACATCAACATCACCACCGAGGAAGGGACCGGAACCACCTTCACGCTCTATTTTCCCGCCTCGCGATCGGAACTGCCAGCCTCGATCCCGATCCGCATCGACGACTATTTAGGTAAAGGCGAGTCCATTCTCATCGTAGACGACTCGCCGGAACAAAGGGATCTGATCGGCCGCATGATGCAGCGTCTCGGTTATGCTGCGGACAAGGCGGATTCGGGGGAAACGGCCGTGGCCATGGCGGCGGACAAGAACTACGACCTGATGATCCTCGACATGATCATGCCCCCCGGCATTGACGGGCTGGAAACCTATCGGCGGATACTTGAAAAAGTGCCCCACCAGAAAGCGGTCATCGCCAGCGGTTACTCAAAATCCGACCGGGTCGAAGCGGCGCAACGATTAGGCGCCGGTAGTTACATCAAAAAACCGTTCACCCTCGAAAAAATCGGGATAGCCGTCAGAAACGAACTGGATCGAAAACCGGCAGCATTCTTCTGA